The segment caatatggaaaacgccaatcctacacgcgataaaaaaaacaaaaacacaacattATACAATACCcttaattgtgtaatctggtgaaagaaccTTTTCGCGCTTCAAACtattgaagaattacttgaggtcaacaattctcgaagatagactGAAACATTTGGTACATGGAGTAACTTTAGTCccacttgcagaaataaaatggTTAAGTCCGTCCCtcctatttagtgacgggtgaatactacttgttttccctccccccttcttttttcttGGCCGCCAAAGTagcgtagggtaactctagtccgacttgcagaaatgaAAGAGTGATCTTTCGTTTACTTCTTGGTGTCAGGAATAGTTGAGcaatgaagagaattatatatatatatatatatatatatatatatatatatatatatatatatatatatatatatatatatatatatatatatatatatatatatatatttcgcgtgtcatataaaaaaaattcctagaGAATAGATTTACAgatttatcaatgttttcttaCTAGGGACACTTATTACTAGATTTTTACAATTGCAGTTTCGGTTAGattaaatcatttatttttatgtggCATCCGTAAGTACAGCAAATAGAATCTCAAGTTCTGGTATGATCCTGTAGAGTCAAAATCCAGTACTTGTGTTAAATTGTTTACCTCATTTCACTGGAGATTAGAGCTTGTTTCAGCACAGAAACAGTTTCAGCTGTTCAGAGagctgtttttttaagtttatctcAGGTAAGTTGCAATTAGGAAGcctggtggctgagcggtaaagcgcttgacttgtGAAACGAGcgacccgggttcgaatcctgaagactgatgtttttaatttcggaatcttttgggcgcctctgagtgaACCTAATGGATACATTACATTAGttatggaaaagtaaaggtggttggtcattgtgcttgccacatgacaagCTTATTAAATgtggaccatagaaacagatgacctttacatcatctgccccatggatcacaaggtctgaaaggagaactttactttttacttattAAGTTGCAACGACAGTGTgaaattagataaattataaattgaaagtgatgtatatatgtattgatGCCAGTTTTTGTTACTGATTCCTTTGTCTTCTTTACAGAGTTGGTTGTCCATTCCCAGTCAGATTCTCAAGGCTAATCATACTTTTCACCAACCAGGTTGTCCATTCCCAGTCAGATTCTCAAGGCTAATCATACTTTTCACCAACCAGGATGTCCATTCCCAGTCAGATTCTCAAGGCTAATCATACTTTTCACCAACCAGGATGTCCATTCCCAGTCAGATTCTCAAGGCTAATCATACTTTTCACCAACCAGGATGTCCATTCCCAGTCAGATTCTCAAGGCTAATCATACTTTTCACCAACCAGGATGTCCATTCCCAGTCAGATTCTCAATGCTAATCATACTTTTCACCAACCAGGTTATGCATTACCTACACACAAACATGCACACATTTAAACActtctcatctcatctctgcttgtggtcccttctggggcatagagTCCATAGACCACCATCCAGcatcctccaggcatctcggctCTGTGCGAGTCTCTCCAAAAAATCcccagcggatcataagaatcttcctcaagccggtattgatgaatacctggattttttttctccaggtctctgctcttgatgatatttttttttcaggcactTCATAGTGTCTCAAAAGTCTCCAGAGGGTCTGTCTGTCCACACTGTCAAAAGCCTTCTCATAGTCTATAAAACTGACGTAGAGAGGGGAGTTCCATTCCATGGACTGTTCCATAATGATGCGCAGTATCGCTATCTGATCTGTGCATGATCTCTCCTTTCGAAAGCCGGCTTGTTGGTCACGGAGATGTGGATCTACAGCATCTTTCATTCATTTAAACACTTATCTACCCACAAATATactaacacacaaacacacattctaAACAATTGTTAGCCAAACATCTACACATATGtctatatacatacacacacatatctaGACATCTGTTACACGCATACGTCTAAAATCTAAACCCTTGCCtggacacaattttttttattttattttgacctCAGACTCCTACACACTATTTTTATCCTAAATGttggaataaaaatataatgttgTACATTTGATtgtttacaaagttgtccacataatgtacatttgtttctttcaacATCCAAATGGatgtttgtttaatgtttgacatgtttcggatgttccttcagagttgaagatagtttacttcctagtccaaacctcccgcaggacgacgggggatgggagcgggcagggtttgaacccgggaccatcgataaatctgaacgatagtccagttcgaaaaccgcacgaccaggcagccatccgtacaATCAGATCGTGTAGAAGTACAACAGTCACTGCATTCTGACAGACAAATAAAGAATATCCGCAGCCTCGGCCAGTGAATTGGACAGCACTGGCATATTCCTTAGTTCCAGTGAACCTCGCAATTAACAGGATATCCAAGGCAACATGACAATTCTCTTCTGGCCTTTCACCTTTAGAAAATTAAGCGCCGTcacttaattttataattaaatttgtattgtatttatttatcattttaacAATGTCATTTTTACAAAACCTCTATGTAAGTCAAttcttcatggaacctggaacaTGGACGCTGATCTCGAATAggactctaacgattttcctagaaatttaacagttgatgtatagcgctgagaaaagaattactagctcgttggccacatggggaaaactctagtttgaccgttataatttttcaaagttaaaaaagaataaaggtaaatttggctggagactaTATCTAGGTTTAGAGCTAGCATGGTTTAGTCGCACACGTTTGCCCTTTGTTATATATCTCTCACTGCCCTTTTCTGCGTTTGTGTGTCTACTAGTTTCTTAATGTACTCTCTAGTTAGATGCTTATATCACTCTAAAAGTTAACATTTCTTTGCTTCTTAAAAAACTGTGTAGAATGGaatgatataatataataaatgtatgtataatgTATAAACACccataaaatattatataatctTATATTGGATATTGGTCACTATATCACATTTGTTGAGCTGCTGACCTTGTAATAGtcattatgttatgttatgtccCCTGAATAAGCAACACCCAACCCGCCTCTCAACTTTATTGTCTACAAATCTTTTAAAACCCGTTCCTACCTGttactacacacacacagacaatacGTCGAACTGAATTATTCTCAATTATCTACGAGTTACTCCCCGCTAATTGTTTAATGTTGTAATCAAAGAAAtgtcaacagaaaaaaaaaaaagtttagtttgcCCGAAAGCAACCACCCAACGCCAGGGTTAGAGTTCATGGATCTATGCACGCGCTTATAATTAATGAACCTTCAATCATGCAGATATTTATCTACTGGCACGTGCCTTCGCTAGTTACCAATTTCAAAAACTTCTTTTCTAAATTTGTATGAGTAATCGCCCTTGGTCTATTTTTTACTCAGAATCTTTGCAAACAGAAAGATACACATTTATTATGCTGCTTTTAAATTACACTCGATACAGTGAACGCGATGCTGGGGCAGACTTATTTACcgttttaaaatattgatttacAATTAGTTGCGTCGAACACTTTCAATCGATATCATGTTTTGTAGACCtatcacccctccccccccccccttacgaTTTAACCTCGGCttcacccccccctccccagcgGGCAAGCAATAGCGTTTAAAGCCATAGAATGTTTCTCAATGTCAGAGTATTAAACGTCTTGCGGCCGTAGGCGGCTTACAGTCATGTGACTGGTCTTAACGTCTTACTCTAAGCTTTACGCCTCTAGGTCGTAGACTTACGTATTGGTCCTCTACAAGGTTACGCTTTCATCTTGACTTCAGGTAGTAGTTTCAACTCAGACTTAAGGCGAGAGTACTGTATGACTTAAGACTACAGTACTGTGTGACTTAAGACTACAGAACTGTGTGACTTAAGACTAAAGTACTGTGTGACTTAAGACTAAAGTACTGCGTGACTTAAGACTAAAGTACTGCGTGGCTTAAGACTAAAGTACTGAGTGACTTAAGACTAAAGTACTGCGTGACTTAAGACTTAAGTACTAAGTGACTTAAGACTAAAGTACTGTGTGACTTAAAACTAAAGTACTATGTGACTTAAGACTAAAGTACTATGTGACTTAAGACTGTGTGACTTAAGACTAAAGTACTATGTATGCACACTTATCAGATGACGATACATGAAGTGGGAATTGACAAAAAGGACAAACATATACTATGGAATACAAGCGAGTTATTGAGCTGAACATTGTGACACTATCTGTTAGAGTcacaagttttgaattaaataaaatttatttctacTAGCATGTAACTTGGAGACATACTGTGATACTCCGAATTTGATTGAAGCCATGGAAATAGATTAAAAATGCTTAGACAGCAAGAACACTGAGGCCCCTATAGGATGAAAGAGGaaatgagagatagagagagagaaacaaagagaaagagagaggagaacATGAGAGAAAGCTAATTGAAACTTGCCAAAGGGTTAACAAATTTCGCCACACTTGAATATCAGGTCACGATGTTAAAAACTAATAAACCAGACActataggatggctgcctggtcgtgcggtttgcgcgctggactgtcgttcagatttattgatggtcccgggttcaaaacctgcccgctcccatcccccgtcgtcctgcgggaggtttggactaggaagtaattatcttcaactctgaaggaacatccgaaacatgtaaaacattttacaacaaacattttataatgtttagaaaaaataaCGCAACAAAGTAATATGTTGGCCTAGTATATAACACTATTGTAATATATTGCAATTGCTTATAAAGCTATGTGACTTCAGAGATCAGAGGCGGCTCCAGCAGTGGGGCCCTGGATGAGTATCATATGCGATGCCCTGAGTCGTAAGAGTAGACtatatataccgtaccacatTACGCTAAAGGGCTCGTCCGCCCTTACGCTTATTTTCGTAACAAGCATAGTACTTTGCGTAACTTTTGTAGGCCAACTATTTGCCGTTTGACTGCATTACGTACTCTATTGTAATTGCTCTAAACGAACGATTTTGCCTTTAAGGTTTAGTGAACGTAACGAATGATTCAGAAACTATTGTAGGATGAGAAACCAACAAACTAATTTCTTTCAAATCTTCTGGAGCCGAAGAGTAAATTAATTACAAAGAAGAACCATAACAGTTGCAATAAAACTTTTACCAAACTTAAACAAATCCTAGGttatgagaactgatctggttTTCGAGGCAGACTGTGACAGGGAATCTCCAATCGCTCGGGCCCTTCTCAGATGCAAAGTCTGGGGCGGTTGCCCCATTTGCCACcacctaaggccgctactgatGTAGATCATCTATGTAGCATTTGTCAgaagaaatttttataaatcttataagaacataaaactaaaatgttatttaaccttagtagggccaataatagaatgtgcatcctctgtttgggacccctcaagaaaacattaagaaaatggaacagacacaaaatagagcagtgagattcctaacaaacgaatattcacatttgactagagtaacacctttagttaaatcacaaaatttagaaagccttcaggacagaagactcaaaagtaaagtagcaattatacataaaacactgaaccataaatcttcaaatacaaaaacaaaatttaataaaatactcagaaagacacaaagataaaggcacattccttgttccatatgctaggacaaatttgtacaaatactccttcttccctagtgctattagagcataaaaatgggctgcctgagctagccaggaaaaccagtgacttggcagaattaaagtcattggttaatatgcatgactgaatgcatgacgcgcaggacgtaatcatcttctttttttgaagtaacgtctgtattatatagataagataagaagaagactcagataaaaaaaaataataccattCGATCCGTGCACAATGCAGCTTTATCTGTTGCCTATATACTAAATCCTAATCTTTTCTTATTTAACTTCCATATAGAAGATTCGTAATCTGCTCATTTATTATGCACCTCTTAAACTATACATCCAAtccagtaatttcttttttctttaccaGCAAACTTTGAACCGCCATGATGTCACTGGATAACAAAACAGAAATCGATACCACGTGTAGCTCAATCGACGAAGAGATGTCCAGCGGAATGCCCAGCGGGATGTCCGGTGAGATGCTGGCATCGTTGATCTTCGGACTGGTCAACAACACCTGCGTGACCACGGTGATTGGTCTGTTTGGCATCGTCGCCAACATCTTCAACATGATTGTCTTCTTCAAGCAAGGGTTGTACAGCTCCATCAACATCAGCCTCTTCTTCATGTCCATCTCCGACACATTCACCATCATCTTCATCGAATGGCTAAACATCTGCTACAATCCTTACATCGACAACTTGAAGGCGCCCGTGTCCTTCACCGAGCTCTATTACATCACAGGAGGCTGGCCTTCCGGTTTCTCGTGTCGAGTCACTTTATATATTACTGTCTACATCACCACAGAAAGATGCCTCTGCATTTTATTTCCCCTGACTATCAAAACGCTGGTCACGCCTAGAAGGACTAAGATCATTATCGCGTTTATAAATCTGTTCAACGCGTTAACGCTCGTCCCAGAATATTCGTCGATATATCTCTCCTGGCAATACAACATGGCTAGAAACGGGAGCATACTCGGATTAGCCTACAGAAGCAACAGGGCCGATACTCAAGGGATAACATTCCTGCTGCACGTCATTCTGATCGTTTCCGGTCTCTTCAGCGTCATCGTGCTGACGTCAGTTCTCGTCATACATCTCCGACGCCAGACAAAATGGCGGATGAAGAACAGCTCGGAAAACAAGCTGAACTCTTCCATGTCGTCGCGTGACCGGAAGTCTGTGGTTCTGGTCATCGCGGTGGCTACCTTCGTGGTCGTCTCCTACATCCCGATGACCTCAGTGGCACTGGTCAGCGTCTTCGTGTCAGAGTTCTACATAGGCGGGAGGTTTTCGAAAGAATTCGTGGACACCTGGGCGCTCATCATGCTATTCGGCATGACCAACGCTAGTGCAAATATTATCATCTACTACAAAATGAATTCCAAGTTTAGAGCCACGTTTAAAGAAGTTATCCTCAAACAAACGAAACAATAAGTCTACTTACCTCCCTTTCGTGCAGACGTGATTAGATGCTTTTGAACTTCGACCTTGACATTTctgtagggaaaaaaaaaagacttttatgAAGTGTGTATGTGCGAGTTTCCTAGGTGACGTTggtgattggttggtggctgtgCAGGATAGAATGATGAAATATGAGCTGTTATGTCGTGAGATTTTATATaacttgggagtgtagtcagcaTATTAGGTGACGTtgtataaatctagcgcgtcagacatttacacagttaaaccaacctggaaatttcctcacatctcaaacaagactataataagaatctttaactctaatgtcaaggctgtcctactgtatggttctgaaacatggagaacagctgaagccacaacaaaaaaaaagtaaagaccttcatcaacagatgcctgagaaatatcctaaaaatacactggtatgacaaagtagaaaacaccaaactgtgggagatgagtggacagaaaaatatagaggtgcagatcttagagaggaagtggagatggattggtcacacccttagaaaagataccagcaacagagctaggcaggccttagagtggaacccccagggaacaagacgcagaggaagaccaaaaagaacatggcgacgcagtgtacttgaagaagcagagaagaccgggaagagctgggaaaccataaaaaaactagcaagagaccgtggagagtggcgtgtttttgtcgaggccctatgttccatgaggaactcaaaggagtgatgatgatgatgatgatgttgatgatgatgatgatgatgatgatgatgatgatgatgatgatgacgttgatgatgacgatgatgatgatgatgatgatgatgttgatgatgatgatgataatgatgatgatgatgatgatggtgatgatggtgATGTCGTGAGATATGTTATTAACGAGAGACGATCTAGAGACATAAAAGAGTGAAGACGTAGTTTATCTAACGACCTCATTACTGTTTGATGTATATGCAATATtaaatctgtgaatattgtaataaaatatatattaacttttgCTTTAAAcgagaagtttgttcaagttattttaagtttattcATTTAACAATATAATCCACCTACATCTGTAAGTTCAATTGTGACATACATCTTTTTCAAAATATGACCttacatcagcggttctcaaccttttaagctcggcgaccccttttacaatcccccactcttttGCGAcacctccacacacacacacatcactagaagaatagacaaaaacaatctctattttttcaatggtcttaggcgacccctggcaaatcgtcaatcgaccccgaagagggtcgcgacccacaggctgagaacccctgccttacaTCATCTACTTAATAACCAATCAGGAaatgctacgaagagcaggatgccaggacatccgctctgttatcagcagcagacgccttggctggcttggccacgttcgtagaatgccagtaggtcgacttccacaacaCATTCTGTATGgagatctaatagaaggcagttgagccgctggtcgcccacttttacgttatacggatctattcaaacgcgacatgaagctcttcaaaatcgactcTAGCAGCTGGGGAAAATGttgcactggatagatccacatagagagagagagagcataaaggaagggtctcgaatagcagatgccatacacaacagaagcagaaagaagggtaaaaATGTATCgacgcctggtgattacatatgcccaacatgcgatcgcagctgtgtgtatcaaggattggcctctttagtcacacaagaagttgcaaagggacaATCGTCtttcgagacgtaaaatgccacattaTCTACTTAacgaaaataataaataaaatttagatttatagagacacaaaatagaccCAAGAATACACATAAAAGGCAATGTAGACACAATGGACACATCGATTGTATATTAGACACATGGCGACACAAAAGTACCAATCAATTAAGgcaagagacacacaagacgCGTAAATGATATCACAAGGGCATTACATTCCACCTTGGACAAAGTGGTCAGCTT is part of the Biomphalaria glabrata chromosome 2, xgBioGlab47.1, whole genome shotgun sequence genome and harbors:
- the LOC106079567 gene encoding tachykinin-like peptides receptor 86C → MSSGMPSGMSGEMLASLIFGLVNNTCVTTVIGLFGIVANIFNMIVFFKQGLYSSINISLFFMSISDTFTIIFIEWLNICYNPYIDNLKAPVSFTELYYITGGWPSGFSCRVTLYITVYITTERCLCILFPLTIKTLVTPRRTKIIIAFINLFNALTLVPEYSSIYLSWQYNMARNGSILGLAYRSNRADTQGITFLLHVILIVSGLFSVIVLTSVLVIHLRRQTKWRMKNSSENKLNSSMSSRDRKSVVLVIAVATFVVVSYIPMTSVALVSVFVSEFYIGGRFSKEFVDTWALIMLFGMTNASANIIIYYKMNSKFRATFKEVILKQTKQ